The following coding sequences are from one Vicugna pacos chromosome 11, VicPac4, whole genome shotgun sequence window:
- the LOC140699774 gene encoding ral guanine nucleotide dissociation stimulator-like, which yields MGQDLVHGDPRSTSLQEAQVPHDSSRAQDALRWGAGPSGSRDETHRVWSLQRHRLEKLVANLVPAMLSGHPSYLRTFLGSYRSFATAQQVLDLLFQRYGCILPSSDEDDGPLHQLKQAMTSILGTWLHQYPEDFHQPPEFPCLKTVLAYIELSMPGSDLKHWVHFLLSELEHLELPDTEGDAPAPEPAGETPLDGAPAPALLPATAPEPEQRDTRSREAATSSPLSAVDPGPSSGPPSALPETLPLGSARSPQDEGKDFK from the exons atgggacaggacctggtccatggagatccccgctccacctccctgcaggaggcgcaggtgccccacgacagcagcagagcccaggacgcGCTCAGG tggggagctggaccatcagggagcagggatgagaCCCACAGGGTGTGGAGCCTCCagcgacacaggctggagaagctggtggcaaaCCTGGTGCCTGCCATGCTGAGCGGCCACCCCTCCTACTTGCGCACATTCCTGGGCAGCTATAGATCTTTCGCCaccgcccagcaggtgctggaccttctgttccaaag ATACGGATGCATCCTCCCTTCTAGCGATGAGGACGATggacccctgcaccagctgaaacA GGCCATGacctccatcctgggcacctggtTGCACCAGTACCCAGAGGatttccaccagcctccagaatttccCTGCCTGAAGACCGTGCTCGCCTACATAGAGCTGAGCATGCCTGGCTCTGACCTGAAGCACTGGGTCCACTTTCTCCTGTCAGAGCTGGAGCACCTGGAGCTTCCGGACACAGAGGGTGATG caccagctccagaacCCGCTGGGGAAACCCCTCTGGATGGAGcgccagctccagctctcctgcctgcgacagcaccagagccagagcagagggacaCGCG GTCCCGCGAGGCAGCGACCTCCTCTCCCTTGTCTGCTgtggacccagggcccagctcagggcctccatCAGCACTCCCTGAGACCCTGCCCTTGGGAAGTGCCCGGTCACCTCAAGATGAAGGGAAGGACTTCAAATAG